In a single window of the Novosphingobium sp. IK01 genome:
- a CDS encoding alpha/beta hydrolase family protein — translation MRGAGCAALVVAAMGGGGVRSTVAHAAPTKGAAPAEGAALAQAFGARVAVSDMSMSPDGTHVAFIVPDGAGQQVMVADLVAGGTPRSVLASPRAGEKLFGCSWPTDKRLFCRIRIYEANVGTPISYARMVAIDSDGGHLTVVSQRQTDRALGFDYHGDAVIDWTGDKPGQVLMTHSFVPEMSTGTHLAQTQEGLGVVSVNVTTLQRRTVQMGRVDAAGYLTDGIGHVRIIAREVQNSTGYETGKLNWYYRKAGTGDWNLLGHTDDSNGSSVKGFVPLAVDPTLDVAYGFGTGEEGRTALYRIKLDGSLTRERVLGRSDVDVDDLVTIGRSRRVVGVSYATDKRVVEFFDPELAKLAAALHKALPGQPQISFVDASADESRLLLLASGDTDPGMYYVFDKKTRKLEQVLGLRPELEGVKLAPMQAISYRAADGTMIPAYLTLPPGHNPGDSSGKGLPAIVMPHGGPSARDEWGFDWLVQFYALRGYAVLQPNYRGSSGYGVDWQNGNAFHSWARAIADIDDAGRWLLAQGIAAPGKLGIVGWSYGGYAALQSGVVDPGLFKAIVAVAPVTDLPRLRDDQMAYTTGVIVGRQIGEGDSLKGASPALNAGAFTVPVLLFHGDQDLNVPVAQSREMADRLRPTGHLAAYVEFKGLDHQLESQQARTRILSDSDALLRKAMGLNP, via the coding sequence ATGCGGGGCGCGGGTTGCGCCGCGCTGGTCGTGGCAGCGATGGGCGGCGGGGGTGTCCGCTCCACGGTTGCCCATGCCGCTCCGACGAAAGGGGCCGCTCCGGCGGAAGGGGCGGCTCTGGCGCAGGCCTTTGGCGCGCGCGTGGCGGTTTCGGACATGAGCATGTCGCCCGATGGCACCCATGTTGCCTTCATCGTCCCCGATGGCGCGGGACAGCAGGTCATGGTCGCCGATCTGGTTGCTGGCGGCACCCCTCGTTCGGTGCTGGCCAGCCCGCGCGCCGGGGAGAAGCTTTTTGGGTGTTCGTGGCCGACTGACAAGCGCCTGTTCTGCCGGATCAGGATCTACGAAGCCAATGTCGGGACGCCGATCAGCTATGCGCGCATGGTGGCGATCGACAGCGATGGCGGGCATCTGACGGTCGTCTCGCAGCGACAGACGGACAGGGCGCTCGGCTTCGACTACCACGGTGACGCGGTGATCGACTGGACGGGGGACAAGCCGGGCCAGGTTCTGATGACCCACTCGTTCGTGCCGGAAATGTCGACCGGCACGCACCTTGCCCAGACGCAGGAAGGGCTCGGCGTTGTATCGGTCAATGTTACCACTCTCCAGCGCCGCACCGTGCAGATGGGACGGGTCGATGCGGCCGGTTACCTGACTGACGGGATCGGCCATGTCCGCATCATCGCGCGCGAGGTGCAGAATTCCACGGGTTACGAGACCGGCAAGCTCAACTGGTATTATCGCAAGGCCGGGACGGGTGACTGGAACCTTCTGGGCCATACCGATGACAGCAATGGTTCTTCGGTCAAGGGGTTCGTTCCCCTTGCGGTCGACCCCACGCTCGACGTGGCCTATGGCTTCGGCACGGGCGAGGAGGGGCGCACGGCGCTCTACCGGATCAAGCTCGACGGTTCGCTCACGCGCGAGCGCGTCCTCGGGCGCAGCGATGTCGATGTCGACGATCTGGTCACCATCGGGCGTAGCCGTCGTGTGGTCGGGGTCAGCTACGCGACGGACAAGCGGGTGGTCGAATTCTTCGATCCTGAACTCGCCAAACTGGCTGCCGCCTTGCACAAGGCCTTGCCGGGACAGCCCCAGATCAGCTTCGTCGATGCTTCCGCCGATGAAAGCCGACTGCTGCTGCTGGCAAGCGGTGATACCGATCCGGGCATGTATTATGTCTTCGACAAGAAGACCCGCAAGCTCGAACAGGTGCTGGGCCTGCGCCCCGAACTGGAGGGCGTGAAGCTCGCCCCGATGCAGGCGATCAGCTATCGCGCTGCCGATGGCACGATGATCCCGGCCTATCTGACCCTTCCGCCGGGTCACAATCCGGGCGATTCCAGCGGAAAAGGCCTCCCGGCGATCGTCATGCCCCATGGCGGCCCGAGTGCGCGCGACGAATGGGGGTTCGACTGGCTGGTCCAGTTCTACGCGCTGCGCGGCTATGCCGTGCTTCAGCCCAATTATCGCGGATCTTCAGGCTATGGGGTCGACTGGCAGAACGGGAACGCGTTCCACTCCTGGGCGCGGGCCATTGCCGATATCGACGATGCGGGGCGCTGGTTGCTGGCGCAGGGGATTGCCGCGCCGGGCAAGCTGGGGATCGTGGGCTGGTCCTATGGCGGCTATGCCGCGCTGCAATCGGGGGTGGTCGATCCCGGCCTGTTCAAGGCCATCGTGGCGGTGGCCCCGGTGACCGACCTGCCGCGTCTGCGCGACGACCAGATGGCCTACACGACCGGTGTGATCGTCGGTCGGCAGATTGGCGAGGGCGATTCGCTCAAGGGGGCATCGCCTGCGCTCAATGCCGGGGCTTTCACCGTGCCGGTGCTCCTGTTCCATGGCGATCAGGATCTCAATGTGCCGGTCGCGCAATCGCGCGAGATGGCCGACAGGCTGCGCCCGACCGGCCATCTGGCCGCCTATGTCGAGTTCAAGGGCCTCGATCACCAGCTCGAAAGCCAGCAGGCCCGCACCCGGATCCTGAGCGACAGCGATGCGTTGTTGCGCAAGGCCATGGGCCTGAATCCGTGA
- a CDS encoding LysR family transcriptional regulator, with product MADRLTGIEVFVLAMRLGGLSAAARALHMSPAMAAKHLSALEQRLGTALVHRTTRRLSLTEAGAAYLDKAERILGELREADAEAAAQSVTIEGLLRVSVPASFGVQYLGPLVAAFTQLHPKITVELGLSDRHVDLVEERWDVAIRIGILEDSSLIARKLADMHLVICASPAYLARAGTPEKVTDLAHHDCLGFTLSMPGTYTWRFGVDGSIRQAIRGSLHADNGEVLVEAAAAGLGLVYGPRFIAARALREGRLVEVALDHPLAPLGAIHALTHPTRRPAAKTRAWIEFLAGALPRMADQW from the coding sequence ATGGCCGACCGGTTGACCGGTATCGAAGTCTTCGTGCTGGCCATGCGGCTTGGCGGGCTCTCGGCGGCGGCGCGCGCGCTGCACATGTCGCCAGCCATGGCTGCCAAGCATCTTTCCGCGCTCGAACAGCGCCTTGGCACTGCCCTCGTCCACCGCACGACCCGGCGCCTCTCGCTGACCGAAGCGGGCGCGGCCTATCTCGACAAGGCCGAGCGCATCCTGGGCGAACTGCGCGAGGCCGATGCCGAGGCCGCCGCGCAGAGCGTGACCATCGAGGGCCTGCTGCGCGTCAGCGTGCCCGCCTCGTTCGGCGTGCAATACCTTGGCCCGCTGGTCGCCGCCTTCACGCAGTTGCACCCGAAGATCACCGTCGAACTGGGCCTGAGCGACCGCCACGTCGATCTGGTCGAGGAACGCTGGGACGTGGCGATCCGCATCGGCATCCTTGAGGACAGCAGCCTGATCGCGCGCAAGCTGGCCGACATGCATCTGGTGATCTGTGCTTCGCCAGCCTACCTCGCCCGTGCGGGCACGCCCGAAAAGGTGACCGACCTCGCCCATCACGACTGCCTCGGTTTCACGCTCTCGATGCCCGGCACCTATACCTGGCGTTTTGGTGTCGATGGCTCGATCCGGCAGGCCATCCGCGGCTCGCTCCATGCCGACAACGGCGAAGTGCTGGTCGAGGCTGCTGCGGCGGGTCTCGGCCTCGTCTATGGCCCGCGCTTCATCGCCGCGCGCGCGCTGCGCGAGGGGCGTCTTGTCGAGGTCGCGCTCGACCACCCCCTGGCCCCGCTCGGCGCCATTCACGCCCTCACCCATCCGACCCGCAGGCCTGCCGCCAAGACCCGCGCGTGGATCGAATTCCTGGCCGGAGCACTGCCCCGCATGGCTGACCAATGGTGA
- a CDS encoding YceI family protein gives MNRKTFAALALALSLPVLGAPALVSAQASSAPSTVQAGTYAVETHHTLAEFTVNHFGFNDFFGVIPGATGSLTINPANLAVTKLDVSLPVSGISTTNATLDGELTSADWFDAAKYPTIHFVAHKVTKTGERTARIEGDVTMHGVTRPLTLDATFGGSGVNPMSKAFTIGFSATGTLKRSEFGVSKYVPFVSDEVRLKISAAFEKQA, from the coding sequence ATGAACCGCAAGACTTTCGCCGCCCTGGCCCTGGCCCTCTCGCTCCCCGTGCTGGGCGCTCCCGCGCTGGTTTCGGCCCAGGCTTCGAGCGCGCCCTCGACCGTTCAGGCTGGCACTTACGCCGTCGAAACCCACCACACCCTGGCTGAATTCACCGTCAACCACTTTGGCTTCAACGACTTCTTCGGCGTGATCCCCGGCGCCACCGGCTCGCTGACGATCAACCCGGCGAACCTTGCGGTCACCAAGCTCGATGTGTCGCTGCCGGTTTCGGGCATCTCGACCACCAACGCCACGCTCGATGGCGAGCTGACCAGCGCCGACTGGTTCGACGCGGCCAAGTATCCGACGATCCACTTCGTCGCCCACAAGGTGACCAAGACCGGCGAGCGCACCGCCCGCATCGAAGGCGACGTGACCATGCACGGCGTGACCCGTCCGCTGACCCTCGATGCCACCTTTGGCGGCTCGGGCGTGAACCCGATGAGCAAGGCCTTCACCATCGGCTTTTCGGCCACCGGCACGCTCAAGCGCTCGGAATTCGGCGTCTCGAAGTACGTGCCCTTCGTCAGCGACGAAGTGCGCCTGAAGATCTCGGCGGCTTTCGAAAAGCAGGCCTGA
- a CDS encoding glutathione S-transferase family protein encodes MLVDGKWTSDWQPVQATDAKGGFVRQVSGFRHWVTPDGAPGPSGEGGFAGQAGRYHLIVALICPWASRTLMARSLKGLEDVVSLSVVEPALTEQGWRFGTFPSATADPLFGATYIHEIYTRADPHYTGRATVPVLWDKERDTMVSNESAEILRMFDKGFGDLADPTFDLSPADLLPEIDALNARVYDTLNNGVYRAGFATTQEAYDEAFHGVFVTLDWLEERLATTGPYLFGERFTEADIRLFVTLVRFDPAYHGIFKCNQRPLASYEALSAYLKRILTLPGIRETVNIEHIKQGYYSIRALNPNGIVPVGPDLDWI; translated from the coding sequence ATGTTGGTCGATGGAAAGTGGACGAGTGACTGGCAGCCGGTTCAGGCGACCGATGCCAAGGGCGGGTTCGTGCGTCAGGTTTCGGGCTTTCGCCACTGGGTGACCCCGGACGGCGCGCCGGGCCCGAGCGGCGAGGGCGGCTTTGCGGGGCAAGCCGGGCGTTATCACCTGATCGTCGCGCTGATCTGCCCATGGGCCTCGCGCACGCTGATGGCGCGCTCGCTCAAGGGGCTGGAGGATGTGGTGAGCCTCTCGGTCGTCGAGCCGGCGCTGACCGAGCAGGGGTGGCGCTTTGGCACTTTTCCCAGCGCCACCGCCGATCCGCTGTTCGGTGCGACCTATATCCACGAGATCTATACCCGCGCAGACCCGCACTACACGGGCCGCGCGACGGTTCCGGTCCTGTGGGACAAGGAGCGCGACACGATGGTCAGCAACGAATCGGCTGAAATCCTGCGGATGTTCGACAAGGGCTTCGGCGATCTGGCCGATCCGACGTTCGACCTCTCGCCCGCCGATCTGCTGCCCGAAATCGATGCGCTCAATGCGCGGGTCTATGACACCCTCAACAACGGCGTCTATCGCGCCGGCTTTGCCACGACGCAGGAAGCCTATGACGAGGCCTTTCATGGGGTCTTTGTCACGCTCGACTGGCTGGAGGAGCGTCTGGCCACCACGGGCCCTTACCTGTTCGGGGAGCGTTTCACCGAGGCTGACATCCGCCTCTTCGTGACGCTGGTGCGTTTCGATCCGGCCTATCACGGCATCTTCAAGTGCAACCAGCGCCCGCTGGCCAGCTATGAGGCGCTCAGTGCCTATCTCAAGCGCATCCTGACGCTGCCGGGTATCCGCGAGACGGTGAACATCGAACACATCAAGCAGGGCTATTATTCGATCCGCGCGCTCAATCCCAATGGCATCGTGCCCGTCGGGCCCGATCTCGACTGGATCTGA
- the rpsD gene encoding 30S ribosomal protein S4, translating into MSKRHSSKYKIDRRLGENIWGRPKSSVNRRSYGPGQHGQRRKSKVSDFGIQLRAKQKLKGYYGDVTEKQFKKTYQEAARMKGDTGQNLIGLLEQRLDMVVYRAKFAPTIFAARQIVSHGHIRVNGVKCNIASRRVRPGDVLTLGTKAKEMALIAEAQALPEREVPDYVSQEGTDKVTYVRVPTLDEVPYPVKMEPNLVVEFYSR; encoded by the coding sequence GTGTCGAAGCGTCATTCGTCCAAGTACAAGATTGACCGTCGCCTTGGTGAAAACATCTGGGGCCGTCCCAAGAGCTCGGTGAACCGCCGCTCGTATGGCCCCGGCCAGCACGGCCAGCGCCGCAAGAGCAAGGTTTCGGACTTCGGCATCCAGCTGCGCGCCAAGCAGAAGCTCAAGGGCTACTACGGCGACGTGACCGAAAAGCAGTTCAAGAAGACCTACCAGGAAGCCGCCCGCATGAAGGGTGACACCGGTCAGAACCTGATCGGCCTGCTCGAACAGCGCCTCGACATGGTCGTGTACCGCGCCAAGTTCGCGCCGACCATCTTCGCGGCTCGCCAGATCGTGTCGCACGGCCACATCCGCGTGAACGGCGTGAAGTGCAACATCGCCAGCCGCCGCGTGCGCCCCGGCGACGTGCTGACGCTGGGCACCAAGGCCAAGGAAATGGCCCTGATCGCCGAAGCGCAGGCACTGCCGGAACGCGAAGTTCCCGACTACGTGTCGCAGGAAGGCACCGACAAGGTCACCTACGTCCGCGTTCCGACGCTCGACGAAGTGCCCTACCCGGTGAAGATGGAACCGAACCTGGTCGTCGAATTCTATTCGCGCTGA
- a CDS encoding RNA methyltransferase, with translation MTSKTPVIVLVRPQLGENIGKAARAMLNFGLAEMRLVSPRDGWPNPSAGPAASGADIVLENAQVYETLADAVADCAHVYATTVRKRGVTKPVMTPEEAARAIVAEEGRSAFVFGPERSGLETDDVALARTILTVPINPEFGSLNLAQAVILCAYEWSKQHAARDGAASDLVQPTVEDLLPPAPQEEFEGMFGQLCDLLEPRGYFQPESRAASTRRTLRTMLTKPAWNHLEIRTLRGVLSTLRRTPGEKPAQD, from the coding sequence GTGACCAGCAAGACCCCCGTTATCGTTCTCGTTCGCCCCCAGTTGGGCGAAAACATCGGCAAGGCCGCGCGTGCCATGCTCAATTTCGGCCTGGCCGAAATGCGGCTGGTATCCCCGCGCGATGGCTGGCCCAATCCTTCGGCAGGCCCGGCGGCCTCGGGCGCGGACATCGTCCTCGAAAACGCGCAAGTCTACGAGACCCTCGCCGATGCCGTCGCCGATTGCGCCCATGTCTATGCGACCACCGTGCGCAAGCGCGGCGTGACCAAGCCGGTCATGACGCCCGAGGAAGCCGCCCGCGCGATCGTCGCCGAGGAAGGGCGCAGCGCCTTCGTGTTCGGCCCCGAACGGTCGGGCCTTGAAACCGACGACGTGGCGCTGGCCCGCACGATCCTGACGGTGCCCATCAATCCCGAATTCGGCTCGCTCAACCTCGCGCAGGCGGTGATCCTGTGCGCCTATGAATGGTCGAAGCAGCACGCGGCGCGCGATGGCGCGGCCAGCGACCTCGTCCAGCCCACCGTCGAAGACCTGCTGCCCCCTGCCCCGCAGGAGGAATTCGAAGGCATGTTCGGCCAGTTGTGCGACCTTCTGGAGCCGCGCGGCTACTTCCAGCCCGAAAGCCGCGCCGCCTCCACACGCCGCACCTTGCGCACCATGCTGACCAAGCCGGCATGGAATCACCTGGAAATCCGCACCTTGCGCGGCGTTCTCTCGACCCTGCGCCGAACTCCGGGCGAAAAACCCGCGCAAGACTGA
- the nrdR gene encoding transcriptional regulator NrdR: protein MRCPFCAHDNSQVKDSRPTEDNTSIRRRRQCESCGARFTTFERVQLREVLVVKNLGDGSVARREPFDRTKIEKSVSLACRKRPVEQERIDQLITGIQRQIETMGDAEVSSKIIGEMVMDGLRQLDSVAYIRFASVYRDFSEARDFEEFASTVREVAK from the coding sequence TTGCGTTGCCCGTTCTGTGCCCATGACAACAGCCAGGTGAAGGACAGCCGGCCGACCGAGGACAACACCTCGATCCGCCGGCGGCGCCAATGCGAAAGCTGCGGCGCCCGTTTCACCACGTTCGAACGCGTCCAGTTGCGCGAAGTGCTGGTTGTGAAAAATCTGGGCGACGGGAGTGTCGCGCGGCGCGAGCCTTTCGATCGCACCAAGATCGAAAAGTCCGTGTCGCTGGCCTGCCGCAAGCGGCCGGTCGAGCAGGAACGCATCGACCAGCTGATTACGGGCATCCAGCGCCAGATCGAAACCATGGGCGACGCGGAAGTCTCGTCCAAGATCATCGGCGAGATGGTCATGGACGGGCTCCGCCAGCTTGACAGCGTGGCTTATATCCGCTTCGCGAGCGTCTACCGCGACTTTTCCGAAGCACGCGATTTCGAGGAATTTGCCTCGACCGTGCGTGAAGTCGCCAAGTAA
- the glyA gene encoding serine hydroxymethyltransferase — MSTATAPSEVRKAGFFTEHLSSADPEVFAAIQGELKRQQSKIELIASENITSLAVLEATGSVFTNKYAEGYPGKRYYGGCEYADIVETLAIERAKALFGCEFANVQPNSGSQMNQAVFLALLQPGDSFMGLDLNSGGHLTHGSPVNMSGKWFHPIPYGVSADDHLIDMDEVARIARETKPKLIIAGGTAYSRIWDFPRFREIADEVGAYLMVDMSHFSGLVAGGAHPSPFPHAHVVTTTTHKSLRGPRSGVILTNDEALAKKFNTAVFPGLQGGPLMHVIAAKAVAFGDALRPEFKAYAHQVVANARALAASLADAGLSIVSGGTDNHLMLVDLSAKDVTGKAAEKGLGRAFLTCNKNGVPFDKRSPFVTSGIRLGAPAGTTRGFREDEFRQIGQLIAQVVDGMARNGEEGDGQVEQRVRDAVTDLCARFPIYPEL, encoded by the coding sequence ATGTCTACCGCCACCGCACCGTCGGAAGTCCGCAAGGCCGGCTTCTTCACCGAGCATCTGTCCTCGGCCGACCCGGAAGTTTTCGCCGCCATCCAGGGCGAACTCAAGCGCCAGCAGAGCAAGATCGAGCTGATCGCGTCTGAAAACATCACCAGCCTGGCCGTTCTGGAAGCCACCGGCTCGGTCTTCACCAACAAGTACGCCGAAGGCTATCCGGGCAAGCGCTACTATGGCGGCTGCGAATATGCCGACATCGTCGAAACGCTGGCCATCGAACGCGCCAAGGCGCTGTTCGGCTGCGAATTCGCCAACGTCCAGCCCAACTCGGGCAGCCAGATGAACCAGGCCGTGTTCCTCGCCCTGCTTCAGCCCGGCGACAGCTTCATGGGCCTCGACCTGAACTCGGGCGGCCACCTCACCCACGGTTCGCCCGTGAACATGAGCGGCAAGTGGTTCCACCCGATCCCCTATGGCGTGAGCGCCGACGATCACCTGATCGACATGGACGAAGTGGCCCGCATCGCGCGCGAAACCAAGCCCAAGCTGATCATCGCGGGTGGCACCGCCTACTCGCGCATCTGGGACTTCCCCCGCTTCCGCGAGATCGCCGATGAAGTCGGCGCGTACCTGATGGTCGACATGTCGCACTTCTCGGGCCTCGTGGCTGGCGGCGCGCACCCCTCGCCGTTCCCCCATGCCCACGTGGTGACCACCACCACCCACAAGAGCCTGCGCGGCCCCCGTTCGGGCGTGATCCTCACCAACGACGAGGCGCTGGCCAAGAAGTTCAACACGGCGGTCTTCCCCGGCCTTCAGGGCGGCCCGCTGATGCATGTCATCGCGGCCAAGGCCGTGGCCTTCGGCGACGCGCTGCGCCCCGAATTCAAGGCCTATGCCCATCAGGTCGTCGCCAACGCCCGCGCGCTGGCCGCTTCGCTGGCCGATGCGGGTCTCTCGATCGTCTCGGGCGGCACCGACAACCACCTCATGCTGGTGGACCTCTCGGCCAAGGACGTGACCGGCAAGGCCGCTGAAAAGGGCCTGGGCCGCGCCTTCCTGACCTGCAACAAGAACGGCGTGCCCTTCGACAAGCGTTCGCCCTTCGTCACCTCGGGCATCCGCCTGGGCGCCCCGGCGGGCACGACGCGCGGTTTCCGCGAGGACGAATTCCGCCAGATCGGCCAGCTGATCGCGCAGGTGGTTGACGGCATGGCCCGCAACGGCGAGGAAGGCGACGGTCAGGTCGAACAGCGCGTTCGCGACGCCGTGACCGACCTGTGCGCCCGGTTCCCCATCTACCCGGAGCTTTGA
- the rpiB gene encoding ribose 5-phosphate isomerase B: MRIAIASDHAATGLKADLVQWLGELGHDVADLGPQAGESVDYPDYGYKLAQAVASGQAERGIALCGSGIGISIAVNRNPALRCALVGEPLSAKLAREHNDANAIAMGARLTGLDMAKACVEAFLSTEFAGDRHVRRVTKLSNPAF, from the coding sequence ATGCGCATTGCCATTGCTTCCGACCATGCCGCCACCGGCCTCAAGGCCGATCTCGTCCAATGGCTGGGCGAACTGGGCCACGACGTAGCCGACCTCGGCCCCCAGGCGGGCGAAAGCGTCGACTATCCCGACTACGGCTACAAGCTGGCCCAGGCCGTGGCCAGCGGCCAGGCCGAGCGCGGCATCGCGCTGTGCGGCTCGGGCATCGGCATTTCCATCGCGGTCAACCGCAATCCGGCGCTGCGCTGCGCGCTGGTCGGTGAACCGCTTTCGGCCAAGCTCGCCCGCGAACACAACGACGCCAACGCCATCGCCATGGGCGCCCGCCTGACCGGGCTCGACATGGCCAAGGCCTGCGTCGAAGCGTTTCTGTCGACCGAATTTGCCGGCGACCGCCACGTTCGCCGCGTCACCAAGCTTTCCAACCCCGCGTTCTAA
- a CDS encoding DUF2059 domain-containing protein: protein MTGGVFIAQTLPRRSGVLPGPANEEQMRATTNRLMLVGAMFAMAASSPALASASPDPAPAPSPPPAAAPLNPADMQVARDIIAIAMPPEQRVAMIQSFSNTLLGAMSANIRSQIAVDDPGLNHIIDTMLAQVPERMKPVYERNIPVLAETMARAYVRHFSSEDLHAILAFARTPAGQHYLSRSLTVAQDPEIVEVYKTMNRDGMILGQNLSRDYAGEISAYLKAHPEVAEKIAAAHGQKAGTPPPQHKPD from the coding sequence TTGACCGGCGGGGTCTTCATCGCCCAGACCCTGCCCCGGAGATCGGGCGTTCTGCCTGGACCGGCGAACGAGGAACAGATGCGCGCAACCACCAACCGCCTGATGCTTGTCGGCGCCATGTTCGCCATGGCGGCATCATCGCCCGCTTTGGCATCGGCTTCTCCTGACCCGGCGCCTGCCCCCAGCCCCCCTCCGGCTGCGGCTCCCCTGAACCCGGCGGACATGCAGGTCGCACGCGACATCATCGCCATCGCCATGCCCCCCGAACAGCGCGTCGCCATGATTCAGAGCTTTTCCAATACCCTGCTCGGCGCGATGAGCGCGAACATCCGCAGCCAGATCGCCGTCGACGATCCCGGTCTCAACCACATCATCGACACGATGCTGGCGCAAGTTCCAGAGCGGATGAAGCCGGTGTATGAACGCAACATCCCGGTGCTGGCCGAAACCATGGCCCGCGCCTACGTGCGCCATTTCTCCAGCGAAGACCTCCACGCGATCCTGGCCTTTGCCCGCACCCCCGCAGGCCAGCATTACCTGTCACGTTCGCTTACCGTGGCGCAGGATCCCGAAATCGTGGAGGTCTACAAGACCATGAACCGCGACGGCATGATCCTGGGGCAAAACCTGTCGAGAGACTATGCCGGTGAAATCTCGGCCTATCTCAAAGCGCACCCCGAGGTCGCGGAAAAGATCGCCGCCGCGCATGGTCAAAAGGCGGGCACGCCACCCCCTCAGCATAAGCCCGATTAA